The DNA region TGCCAAAATAGCACTTATTGCGATTTTTTTTCTATTTACAATACTCATCATAACCCTCCAAATTTATCAGAAATCCTAAAAACCCACTCAATCTTATTTATCGACTACATAGTCAATTTTATTTTTTTTTATGGTATTTGTCAATAGCCCCCGTAAAGTTTATCAACCAAGTAGCTTAGTAACACTCTAAATTTAGAAGGTAGCACTTGGAGCAAAAATAAATCAATTTTAGCACAACGCGGTTATTACAATTGCCAATCCAGCACAAGTCGCGCTAATAATATCTTTAAAAATATTGTCTTAAGCCAATATAAGTATTTTTATCATTACCTTTTACGTCCATACTTTGGCCCAGTAAATACAAATTATTAGCTAATTTATATTCCCCCCCAATACGCAGATAATGTTCTTTGGTGTCATACAATTCCGTAAACAAAGTTAATCTATTACTTAAGCGATAATCCAAGCCAACACCAGCAGCACCTTGCATCGAGCCCATCCTTAGATTAAGGGCTTGAAAACTTTTCCCTAGCTGTAAATTCAAATCATTACCTTCACCCACATCACTAATTCCTACCAATAAAAAATCTTGTCCACCATTGGTTACTTTGACATTCAAATCCGTGCGATAAGAGTTCTCAGCTTTACCTGCATAACTAAAGTCGGCACTGGCTTTAGCATTAATCTTACTAATATTCCCGAGTATTTTATTAGCTCGCTCACTAGCTTGATGTGCATTTTCCAAGGTCCCTTTAATAGTCTTGCTGGTCTTTTCATCTGTTACTACCTGTTCAAGCTTTTTAGCCATATTATCTATTCTTTCACTCGTACTCGCAATATTGCTAAATAAACGGGCAATGTTCTCTCCCGTAGCTCCCTGAGCTTCAGCCCCTACCGCAATTTTTTCTACCTGAGCCGCACTGTTATTTAAGCTATGGGCCATGCTATTTAGCTGACTAATCATCTCATTAATTTGTCCTTGATTAGTATTTAAAATGTCATTCATCGTTAAAGTTAATTTATCTAGATTAGCGGTTATCCTAGCTGTATTATTTATCGTTTGTTTCAATGAATCTTGCACTTGCTTATCACCAATAATATTATTTATCGAATCCGCCATGCTTTCCATCTTCCCTAATACATTCGACGAGGACTCCAAAAATTCATCAATCCCTTTGGCACTTACACCTTTAACTTTACTATCCGCAACCAGATAGTCAGGATTCTTAGTTTTACTCGGAATTACGTCGACAAATTTTTCCCCGAGCAAACCATCGGAGCCAATAGTAAAAATAGAGCCTTGAGGAATTTGATATTTTTTATTAATCTGCAAGCGTACATTTACTTTGCCTTCTTTAAAAGAAATATCTTGCACCTGCCCAATATCAACACCCGCATAACGCACTACATTATCTGGTTTCAAGCCTTTAATCTGCTCAAACTCGACATTTAAATTATAGCCATTGCTAGTAAAAGAAAATATTCCCAAAAAACTAATTACTACTACCAATAAGCCTAGCCCAATCAGCGTGAACAACCCTACTTTTGCTTCATCTGTAAACTTCATGTTCCAATCGCTCCTTACTTCTCAACACTCGCATCTCATCCCATCCATAAATAAACTCTTGGAGGATTAGATTATCTACG from Succinispira mobilis DSM 6222 includes:
- a CDS encoding MlaD family protein; translated protein: MKFTDEAKVGLFTLIGLGLLVVVISFLGIFSFTSNGYNLNVEFEQIKGLKPDNVVRYAGVDIGQVQDISFKEGKVNVRLQINKKYQIPQGSIFTIGSDGLLGEKFVDVIPSKTKNPDYLVADSKVKGVSAKGIDEFLESSSNVLGKMESMADSINNIIGDKQVQDSLKQTINNTARITANLDKLTLTMNDILNTNQGQINEMISQLNSMAHSLNNSAAQVEKIAVGAEAQGATGENIARLFSNIASTSERIDNMAKKLEQVVTDEKTSKTIKGTLENAHQASERANKILGNISKINAKASADFSYAGKAENSYRTDLNVKVTNGGQDFLLVGISDVGEGNDLNLQLGKSFQALNLRMGSMQGAAGVGLDYRLSNRLTLFTELYDTKEHYLRIGGEYKLANNLYLLGQSMDVKGNDKNTYIGLRQYF